The stretch of DNA atgactgcaccattgcactctagcctgggcgacagagcaagacctcatctctctaaaaaagagaaaataaataaatagtatttgctttatttacaactgtttatttgtcattttgggttattttattaaaaaatggtaCCTCAAATTGTATTAGTCTCAGGGCCTtgtgaacccaaaagtatctgagacaggtctcaatcgattttgaaagtttattttgctgctgggcgtggtggctcacgcctgtaatcccagcactttgggaggccgaggtgggcagattacaaggtcaagagattgagaccatcctggccaacatggtgaaacctcgtctctactaaaaatacaaaaaataaactgggcgtggtggtgcgtgcctgtagtcccagcttctcaggaggctgaggcaggagaattgcttgaacccaggaggcagaggttgcagtgagctgagatcacaccactgcactccagcctggtgacagagcaagacttcgtctgaaaaaaaaaaaaaagtttattttgcaaaggTTAAGCAGGGCCCATGGCACAGTCTCAGGAGgccctgatgacatgtgcccaggGTGGTCAGAATAcagctgaagtgggcggatcacctgaggtcaggagtccaagaccagcctgaccaacatggagaaaccctgtctctactaaaaatacaaaattagccgggcatggtgacacatgcctgtaatcccagctactcaggaggctgaggcagaagaatcgcttgaacccaggaggcagaggttgtggtgagccgagatcacaccattgcactccagcctgggcaacaacagcaaaactctgtctccaaaaaaaaaaaaaaaaaaaaaaaaaaaaacagttatcagtaaaaaaggaatgtctgggttatgataagtGGATGTGGAGATCAAGGTTTTATCATGTAAATGAAGCCTCCatgtagcaggcttcagagagaatagattgtaaatgtttcttatcagaggTAAGGTttgtgttgatgttgatgctggagggataatgaggcatgtccaacctcCTTTTctatcatggcctgaactagtttttcaggttaactttggaatgtctttggccaagaggaggggtccattcagatgattaggggggccttagaattttattttttatttacagccCCCAAACCCACATCTGCCCCTGCACACAGTGACTGCCCCCGTTACCCTGGGGAATGGCTGCAGATCCCTCTGTGCATATGGGGTGGGAGGGTGAGGGCGTGGGGAAGAGTCACAGGTTACCTGTGGCACATTGCAGGGTCCTTCCCAAAGGGGCCTGGCCTGTCTCAGGCCACAGGCCCTGGATCCCTGCACTAGCTTAGCTCTGAGGCCTGTGTAAAAGGTTGTGAAACCACACTGCAGTGACTTGATTTTCAGGGTTGCcccatcttttggcttccctgggctgctctggaagaagaattgccttgggctgcacataaaatacactaacgatagctgatgagctaaaaaaaaaaaaaaaatcacaaaaaaatctcatgatgttttaagaaagtttgagAATTTGCATTGGGCCGCATTCAAGGCTGTCTCGGGACACATGCACTCtgtgggctgtgggttggacaagcttgatttagGTTTTGTTCCACCAGACTGGAGTGTTTCATCCTGCCTGTGTCTAGCAGCATGTTAGAAGGCTGCATTCTCTTAGCAGAGACCCTGTGATTGAGACAGAGCAGGATTCCTCCTTAGAGGCCTGTGGCTGCTCCCCCGACCACCCCAgcatggaaataaaacaaaaaccttgagTTCcttccttcaagggaaattccaggcacctagctgaccttgagaagtaaatgagcaacTTGATAAGCCAGAAAGtgtgaaaggaagaataaaatcttGGGAGCCCAAATTCACTATgccaaaaaggaaaagttaagtgTGGAAGCTGAGTCACGGGAGGGGGCGGGAACAagtgcctttccttttgtttctaaaCTGATAGCTGCAGATGGAAGGCCACAGGTGGCCTCCTTCaccctgacaatgtaaattaACAGCTTATCTTTGCAGGCGGGGGATGAGGGTAGGTAAGGGACAAGAGGAGACTAGAAATCATCGTCCCCACCCACTCCAAGATAAATGCATATTTGACTGTTTCCTGTACTCTGTTTATTTTGTCTTATGTAAAGTGCCAATTTACCATGTGAGATGAATACAGAATTGACTGTTCCTTTtaccccccgcccccacccccttttttttttttctttttttgagacggagtcttgttctgtcacccaggctggagtgcagtggtgtgatcttggctcactgcaacttctgcctcccgggttcaagcgattctcctgcctcagcctccccagtagctgggattacaggcgtgcatcaccacgcctggctaatttttgtatttttattagagatggggtttcgccttgttggccaggctggtctcaaactcctgacctcaggtgatcctcccacctcggcctcccaaagtgctgggattacaggcgtgagccaccgtgcccggccttctactccctttttttcctgtgcaacatgtggattcagtGAGCTTAAACAAAGCCGCAAAACAAAGTGACCAtatcctccctcttttttttttttttaatgttccctttcccctcctgcctgctttttcccctttactttttatttttattttttgagatggcgtctctctctgtcacccaggctggagtgcaatagcgtgatcttggctcactgcaacctccgcctcccaggttcaagcgattctcctgcctcagcttcctgagtagctgggattacaggtgcatgccaccacactcggctaatttttgtatttttagtagagacagggtttcaccatgttggtcaggctagtctcaaactcctgactttgtgatccagctgcctcggcctcccaaagtgctgggattacaggcctgagccactgtgcccggccactttcatgcacgtccgtgtaaagagaccaccaaacaggctttgtgtgagcaataaagcttttaatcacttgggtgcaggcaggctgagtccaaaaagagagtcagtgaagagagataggggtggggccattttataagatttgggtagataaaggaaaattacagtcaaagggggttgttctctggcaggcaggagtgggggtcacaaggtgctcagtgggggagcttttgagccaggatgagccaggagaaggaatttcacaagacaatgtcatcagttaaggcaggaacgggccattttcacttcttttgtggtggattgtcatcagttaaggcagcaaccagccatctggatgtgtacgtgcaggtcacaggggatatgatggcttagcttgggcccAGAGggctgacattcctgtcttcttatattaataagaaaaataaaatgaaatagtggtaaagtgttgggatggcgaaaattttgggggatggtatggagagataatgggggatgtttctcagggctgcttcgagcgggattaggggtggcgtgggaacctagagtgggagagattaagctgaaggaagattttgtggtaaggggtgatattgtggggttgttagaagaaacatttgtcatttagaattattggtgatggcctggatacagttttgtatgaattgaaaaactaaatggaataagagaaggagaaaaacaggtataaaaggtctaagaattgggacgactcaggacatctgattagagagtgcctaaggagattcagcatagtcctgccagcaaagattatttatttacttcaagaggtaagagtggcagtttggggatagcaccaggagatatcagctgtgatggcttagagaaacagtgtaaaccggcagtgtaaacaagagcagagcatgtatgagtagttgagaacggtgaataggagtatgactagacagaagatagtagggatgacaagtttttttgggggcaCGGTGGAAGTTGGTCTgatgtctggaatgagactggggcctaataaaaaggagcatctatacaggagctcaaatgggctgtaccttgtagcattctgaggacatgtctgacttctgagaagggaaagtggtaaaagtattgtccagtcctttttaagttggtggctgagcttggtgaggtgtgtttttaaaagacctttagtccgttctacttttcctgaagacacAGGAcagtaagggatataaaggtttcactgaatactaagagcctgaaaacctgcttggctgatttgactaataaaggctggtctgttaacagactgtatagaggtgggaagactaaactgaggaattatgtctgacagaagggaagaaatgactgcggtggccttctcagaccctgtaggaaaggtcTGTACCtattcagtgaaagtgtctacctagactaagaggtattttagttatctgactcggggcatgttgagtaaagctaatttgccagtcctgggtgggggcaaatcctcgagcttgatgtgtagggaagggagggggcctgaataatccctgagggatagtagaatagcagatggaacactgagaagttatttccttgaggatagatttccacgatggaaaggaaatgggaGGTTCTAAGAGGccggctagtggcttgtactatagcataacctgcctttgctggtgtgtggcgattaggcctggtggaaaccaccatcaataaatcaagcgtgatcagggtgaggaacaggaaagaaggaaatatggggaaattgggtgaatgtcaggtggatcagagagatacagtcatgggggtcaggtgtggtatcaggaataatgtgggaggccggattgaagtccgggccaggaacaatggtaattgtgggacttaacaacgagtgagtacagctgaaggagccagggagcagaaagtatatgcgtcaggtatgaggaagaaaatagattttggaagttatgagaaatgtagagagtaagttgagcatagtttgtgattttgagggcctctaaaagtattagggcggcagcagccgctgcacggagacatgagggctaggctaaaacagtaaggtcaagttgtttgcacagaaaggctacagggtgcggtcctggctcttgtgtaagaattctgaccgcactaaccatgcctaggaaggaaaggagttgttgttttgtaagggattgaggtttgggagattaatcagaCATGATTaacagggagagcacgtgtgtttttatgagaattatgccgagataggtaacagatgaggatgaaatttgggcttgactgaagtaatgggggctgtctgtgaagccttgtggcagtacagcccaggtaatttgctgagcctgatgggtgtcagagTCAGTCCAAGtgaagcgaagagaggctgggatgacgggtgcaaaggaatagtaaagaaagcacgTTTGAGATCCAGTACAGAGTAATGGATTGTGGAgagaggtattgaggataggagagtatatgggtttagcaccatggggtggataggcaaaacaatttggttgataaggcatagatcctgaactaacttgtaaggcttgtctggttttaggacaggtaaaatgggggaattgtaaggagagtttataggctttagaaggccatgctgtagcaggcgagtgataacaggctttaatcctttcaaagcatgctgtgggatgggatattggcattgagccgtgtgagggtgattaggttttaatgagatggtaaggggtgcatgattggtcaccaaggagggagtagaggtatcttatacttgtgggttaaggtgggggaatacaagaggaggacgcaaaggaggctttggattgggaagaagggcagcaataaGATGCagctgtaatccaggaatagtcagggaagcagatcatttagttaaagtgtctcagcctaataagggaactgggcaggtggggataactaaaaggagtgctcaaaagagtattgtctaaatTGGCAGCAgggttggggagttttaagaggtttagaagtcTGGCTGTCAATACGCACagcagttatggaggcaagggaaacaggcctttgaaaagtaggtaatgtggagtgggtagcctccgtattgactAAGAAGGGGaaggacttaccctccactgtgagattACTTAAAGCTCGGCATCCGCgatggtctacggggcttccAAGGCGAtcaggcagcatcagtcttcagctgctaagccgagaaggagtcagtcagagagccttgggccagaatTCCAGGGgttctgggagtggctgccaggtgagttgaacagtccgatttccagtggggtcccgcgcagatgggacacggcttaggaggaatcctgggctgcaggcattcctcggcctggtggtcagatttctggcacttgtagcaagttcctgggggaggaggttctggaggaacgcctggccactgcggtttaggcgtttggaagttcttgtgggctggagatgtggctggggtttgtctcacagtaaAGGCAAGGAATTGcgacttttttctattattgtacaccttgaaggtgaggttaattaaatcctgttgtggggtttgagggctggaatttaatttttggagttttatttaatgtcgggagcagattgagtaataaaatgtatattgagaataatacagccttttgaccttttaggtctagggctgtaaagcatctcagggttgctgccgaacgagccatgaactgggctgggttttttatatttgatgaaaaagagcctaaacgctatctgatttgggataaagaaaaaggagcattaaccttgactatgcctttagctccagccacctttttaagagtaaattgctgggcaggtgggggagggctagtcacggaatgaaactgtaagccggacggGTGTgtggaggggaggtgataaaagaattatagggtggaggagcagaggcttgaaggggtgggttgcccctccacacctgtgggtgtttctcgtaaggtggaacgagagacttggaaaagaaaaagacacagagacaaagtatagagaaagaaataaggggacccggggaaccagcgttcagcatatggaggatcccgccagcctctgagttcccttagtatttattgatcattcgtgggtgtttctccgagagggggatgtgtcagggtcacaagacaatagtggggagagggtcagcagacaaacacgtgaacaaaggtctttgcatcatagacgaggtaaaggattaagtgctgtgctcttagatatgcatacacataaacatctcaatgctttacaaagcagtattgctgcccgcatgtcccacctccagccctaaggcgtttttccctatctcagtagatggaacgtacaatcgggttttataccgagacattccattgtccagggacgggcaggagacagacgccttcctcttgtctcaactgcaagaggcatgccttcctcttatactaatcctcctcacacagaccctttatgggtgtcgggctgggggacggtcaggtctttcccttcccacgaggccatatttcagactatcacatggggagaaaccttggacaatacctggctttcctaggcagaggtccctgcggccttccgcagtgtttgtgtccctgggtacttgagattagggagtggtgatgactcttaaagagcatgctgccttcaagcatttgtttaacaaagcacatcttgcacaacccttaatccatttaaccctgagtttgacacagcacatgtttcagagagcacggggttgggggtaaggtcatagattaacagcatctcaaggcagaagaatttttcttagtacagaacaaaatggagtctcctatgtctacttctttctatacagacacagtaacaatctgatctctcttgcttttccccacatttcccccttttcttttcgacaaaaccgccatcgtcatcatggcccattctcgatggtcgctgtctcttcggagctgttgggtacacctgcagACTAACAACAGACAAAACAGGCACACAAGGATTAATATGAGATTTATAATTGTAGTACTTCCGATGGTCTTAACCCAAGTGACAGGGTTAAGATTTGCGAGGCCATCAGCAACTCCTGCAATTGCCTCAGTTCCTGGCACCAAATTTAAATGGGCTTTTGATGcttcaaaaattttttcttttaatttggaaatgtctAAAGTGAGATTATCTTCTCTTCCCTGTAGATGGTGTCTAACCATGTCCCAGTGATGCTCAGACTCATTATAAATTTGGGGTGTAATACAAAAGTCTGACGTATTGCAGTCACACTGTAACTGGAAACGACGTTCTAAGCTCATGAGTCTGTCTCCTATCCAAATGAGTTTGTCTAAGATGATTaatttgatttgccaatttttgatcaatACTAGATTGTGAATTCCACAATCTTGCAGAATTCTTTTGCCAATCATTAACAAAGTTTACCGACTGAACAGAAGAGTGCAATGCAACTCCTGCCACAGCAGCCGTAGCTGTGACTGCAATTAATCCCATAATCACtgcaattaaagtaaaaatgaatcttttggatctatttaaaatgccttttaataCTTCAGTCAAAATATGGATGGATGGCGAGGCCTCCCACGGTCTGTCCATGGACACAGGGATCCACACGCCTTCTCTTGCTCTCACCAGCAGAATACGCTGCTGCCAATTAAAAGTTGAATCAATGCAAGTAAACAATCTACAATTTTCACAGGTTATAGTTTGGGAGTCTGGTTTAATAACTATATTTCCTACAACTAGCATATAAGGGGGCTTTACGCAACTCTGTAAAGGAACCGTTAGACTGGAATTTAGGTCGATAGTATAAAATGGCTTACGATCTCTTGTTTCTGAAGTTTGATTTCCAGACCAAATTCTAATGTGGTGTGAGGCCACAATAAGCCTCCATAATTCTGGATGTTCAGGACCAGAAACAGGACTTATTATTTTTGGTCTTGGGGTAgagattcctttttctccccattcccaAGGGTACAAAGACTGTAATTTTTTATGCTTATGTTTGTCTAGACTTTCTGTTAAGTCGCTATCAACAGCTGGACTCACTTGTGCACTTGGACACAACTGAGTTTGTCCTGAGCAATTGTGA from Homo sapiens chromosome 11, GRCh38.p14 Primary Assembly encodes:
- the LOC124902766 gene encoding endogenous retrovirus group K member 7 Env polyprotein-like, with amino-acid sequence MVSGMSLRPRVNYLQDFSYQRSLKFRPKGKPCPKEIPKESKNTEVLVWEECVANSAVILQNNEFGTIIDWAPRGQFDHNCSGQTQLCPSAQVSPAVDSDLTESLDKHKHKKLQSLYPWEWGEKGISTPRPKIISPVSGPEHPELWRLIVASHHIRIWSGNQTSETRDRKPFYTIDLNSSLTVPLQSCVKPPYMLVVGNIVIKPDSQTITCENCRLFTCIDSTFNWQQRILLVRAREGVWIPVSMDRPWEASPSIHILTEVLKGILNRSKRFIFTLIAVIMGLIAVTATAAVAGVALHSSVQSVNFVNDWQKNSARLWNSQSSIDQKLANQINHLRQTHLDRRQTHELRTSFPVTV